GCACATGCCATGAGGATTGGGCACCCTCGGGCAGAGGACCTCTTACAGCCGAAGCTCCAAGTGTCCACACAGGACCAAGGGGCTCCAGGGccccgtggggggggggggtggtcagagCCACCCATGGCATGGATGATGGGAGGGCCACCGTCCAGGACAGGCGCTCACGCCCTGCCATGCTGAGGGGCCCCCGCTGGAGCCCGGCCGCTGCCAGGCCGCCCTCCTGGGGTCAACAGCAGACTTCGTCCCGGGCTCCGTGCTTCCGGCTGTCCAGAGAAAGAACTGGCAGGTGGCTCCTCCTGGCTGGCCGTCAGCGGGGCTCCCAGTGACCGCAAAGCTatgtggggatggggtggagcCCTTGACCCCCCTCCCAGGGTGGCActgaggagggtgggggctggccgTGCGCAGGAGACCCAGGGAAGCTCCGGTCCCGTCCTTGGGGTATCAGTGCGGTTGACCCACAGGTGGCTGACcttggggtggagggcagagggtggagggCACGCCAGGTGGGGACAGCCAGTCCTTCTGTCCCAGCACAGTGACTCTGACTCCGACCCTGAGTCCTCGGCCCTGCCGCCGCCCATCCCCAGCGCCGTGCCTGTGACTGGGGAGTCCTTCTGTGACTGTGACAGCCAGAGCGAGGCCTCCTTGTGCGGCAGCCTGCACGTGGTGCACCGGGGCAAGGACAAGGACTGCCGCTGTGGCGAGGAGGACGagtgtgagcacctggggggccggggctggggaccGGGGAGGGGCCTGGCCGAGCTGCCACAGCCTGGCCTTCACTCCTGCAGATTTTGACTGGGTGTGGGACGACCTGAATAAGTCTTCGGCCACTCTGCTGAGCTGTGACAACCGGAAGGTCAACTTCCACATGGAGTACAGCTGTGGCACCGCAGCCATCAGGGGCACcaaggagctgggggagggccaGCACTTCTGGGAGATCAAGATGACCTCGCCGGTCTACGGCACCGACATGGTATGTGGTCGCTGGTGGGGAGCAGCGGGCAGCACCCCAGGCGCCCAGGAcagcccctgcccaccctgctcTTTTTTCCTAGATGGTGGGCATTGGCACGTCAGACGTGGACCTGGACAAGTACCACCACACGTTCTGCAGTCTGCTTGGCAGGGATGAGGACAGCTGGGGCCTCTCCTACACAGGTGCGCGGCACCCCGAGGGCAGGCAGAGCTGAGGGGACCCTGAGGTCCCCAGGCTCACCCcatcccactgcccccccccccccagggcttcTCCACCACAAGGGCGACAAAACGAGCTTCTCCTCGAGGTTTGGCCAGGGCTCCATCATTGGCGTGCACCTGGACACCTGGCATGGGACGCTCACCTTCTTTAAGAATAGGAAGTGCATAGGTGAGGGCGGCCATGACCTTGACTGGGGCCTGGAGTGTAGAGCTGGAGCCCTGGGGAGCGCCCCCAGGCTTCCCCAAATGGCTCACCTCACAGAAACTGGAGGGCAAGGTGGCACGGGCGGGTGGGAGTGTGTCCCCACGTGCCTCCGGAGGACATGCCACCTCGTGGGCGGCCCAGGGTCCAGctgcgctccccaccccccaggcgtGGCGGCCACCAAGCTGCAGAACAAGAAGTTCTACCCGATGGTATGCTCTACGGCCGCCAAGAGCAGCATGAAGGTGATCCGCTCGTGCGCCAGCATCACGTCCCTGCAGTACCTGTGCTGCTACCGCCTGCGTCAGCTGCGGCCCGACTCCGGGGACACGCTGGAGGGGCTGCCCCTGCCGCCTGGCCTCAAGCAGGTGCTGCACCACAAGCTGGGCTGGGTCCTGAGCATGAGCTGTGGCCGCCACAAGCCCCCTGCGCCCTCCCCCAAGGCCACGGCCACCCCCGGCAGCCCTGAGCCCCGGCACTGCCAGAGGAAGCGCTACCGACGGACCTAACTTCTCTTCCAGCGAAAACTGCCTTCCTGGGGCCGAGGGGGCGtgtcctccatccctcccttcaGGCCACGCTCCAGAGGGAGGCCTTGGGCTGAGGTCTGTCTTGGTGCCTGTCCCTCTGTTCCCCAAGGCGAGGACAGGCCCGGGAGCCTGAGTGCATCTGGCTCCAGCCTGCACTGTGTGAAAGCGGCTGCCCTGCTCTCCTGGACTGACTGCGGGCCCCGGAAGGCGGCACCCAGGAGGCTGCGGCCCCGCCCACGAGGACACCCCATTAGAGGCGGCCCTGGAGGTTGCCGCCAGCCTTGAGTTCTCTTTAACTTGCTTGTGCATGTCATCAGCTGCTGTCCCTCCCGCCCCAGACTGAGAGGACTGTAATAAACTTAGATTTTGTGTAACATCTCTGTGGTGGCAGGACCAGAGCAGCCTGGTCCAAGCTCCCGGGTGCCTGTGGCTCTTCTCCTGCCATGTCTGGTTGCATCACAGCACCGCCCGGGGGAGAGGTGTTTGCTCCCCTTCCTGACCGCCCCAGCTCAGCACCAGCCCTGGGGCCAGTGGTACAGGACCCGGGGCATGGGACACCCTCGCCCCATTCTCTCCGGTTTGTCCCAGTTATCCAAGAACATTGTGGCCACCCCATGCCTTCCCCTCGCACCTCCCCAGGTGTGGTGCCCTGGTCCCTGCCCCCAGTGGTTTGCAGCTGTTCCCCCTGGTGGGGCGGACCCTGTTCTGTCCTGCTGGGAGGTGAAACAAGGCCCCTTCCTGTCCCTCAGGCATGGTCAGGAGCCCAGGTCCAGTAGGAGCTCAGGGTCGGTGGAGGTCAGGAAGAGGCAGATGCGACGGGAAGAGGTCAGGCCCCACTCTGCGGGGCCACACACCTCAGCCCACCTTCACGGGGAGGTCCGCTAGGAGGGCCAGGTGCTCCTGCTCCGTGCTGCAGGCTATGTATGGCTAGGGCAGGCACAGGGATGAGCAGGGCGGATCTTGGACACCTGGCTCCACACCTGGAGGGTGCAGGGGACCCACCTGCTGCAgaaggcggggggaggggaaggcagcgACGACAGCATCGGTCACAGCCAGGCTGACCCGGTTAAACTGCTTGATCTGCTGCCACCAGACCCACGCAGGCCTGTGCCATCTCTTGCCACTCCTTGCCTGCTGCCCAGCACCCATCCCCGCAGAAGGAAAAGGCGCAGGACTCCTGGTACTGCCTGAAGGCAGGAAGAGACTCGGGGAAGTTTCTAGAGACCTCGTGTCCTTCAAGCATCCCATCCAGCTCAACGAAGCCCCCGGCCCTCTCCGCTCTCAGGGGAACCAGAGAGCTACTGCCCCTGCAGgtgtccctgtctccctcccagcCACAGCCACCAGTCGGGGTGGGGGTCACGCACTTGAAGGGGCGCTGAGCAAAGGCCTTGGTGAAGGCGCACACGTGCTGACTCAGCTCCCCCCAGGAGGGCACCAGCAGCACGTCCAGGTGTGCCCAGAGCTGCAGGAGTACCAGGGCCTGAGGAGGTGAGCTCACACTGTGGGTCAGAGGTCACCCCTGGGGTGAGACCGACCCAGCTGGGACCAACCCCACATGCTGCTCTGGGACAGAAACCGGGGCTGCGGGGCCTTGGAGAGCAGCCCAAGCACCAGGATCAAGGGCAAACACCTCACCTCCTCCACCTTGGGCCAGCTGAGTGGTGCCACTGGGGCACAGGCCACTGCTGGACCCTCTGGCTGCCACACCTCCCAGCTGCTGGGCTGGTGAGACCTGAGCAGAGGTGACCATCCCTGTGGCTCCCACACCTCATTGTTCCCTGAGCCCTCCCAAGGGAGTTAACCGTCACAGCCACCCTCGAGCCCAGAGCTGCCACCACCTTTCCCCCACCCAGCCTAGTCGGGGCACCAGAGTGACTCGTACCGCAGGTAAGCGTCTAGCCCGATGACAGCCAGGTGGAGGCCGGCGGAGCTCTCAGGACAGGCCCAGGGCACGGAGTAGGCCGGGCCGCAAGTCTGCAAACCAGGGTTTAACCCGTTGGCCTGTCTGCGGGGCTGCAGCAGGCAGGGCCACTGGCTACCGGGCCACTGCCAGTTTGCAGACAGAAGCGAGCCCGGGAGTGACAGGAAGCCCAGACGGGCATGGGCTTCCTCCACAACCCAGCTATGTGCCTCCCACAAGGCCGAGGACCTGGGAAAGCCCCAGCACCTCCCAGTTTCTGCCCACCTGTGCACCCCTGCCCAGTTGGCGTAGCTCAGCCTACAGCAGGTGCGTGGCAGCTGCCGACGCTGGCACGCTGGAACCTACAGAGGCTCTAACCCAACACCTGGACTCGGGCTCAGCTCCGGGAGAACCTTCCTAGACCTCTCGCCTTCCAGACATGCCTCAGGTCTCCAGCTGCTCCCAGGCCAAGAACCCTGCTGCTTCCCTGCCCGCCTCTCCCCTTGAGGGAGCCCTGATGGCAAAGCaacgccccgccccccccacgccccccccccccccccccgccaccggTGTGGAGAAGGggtgctgcccctgcccccagcgccTGGGTCAGCGGCTCAGAAACTCCTTGATGCCCCGCAGAAACTCCTCAGGCTCCAGGAGCAGCAGCACCTCCTCCAGGTCTGCGGCCTGCACCTCAGAAGGCACCTGAGGGGACAGCGGGGGCGCTGCTGCCCACACTCCAACCGCACGTgcccctgggccactggggccCCACGGGGCCTGCTGTGCAGCCCAGCGTCCCACCCGCGGTCCGGGGATGGCAGCCCGGGGactggccctcctccccttggCTGGCCGCTCTGCGGGGTGCGCAGCTGGcggtgagggcagggagggcgcAGGGTGCACGGGGGCGCGGAGGGCACAGGGAGGCATGGAGGGCACGGAGGAgcgcgggggcccggggcgcacggaggggcgccgggggcgcgggggacgCGGAGGGCACGGGGGTCGCGGAGGGCATAGGGGCACGGGGGGCGCGGGGCAtacgggggcgcggggcgcacgAGCTAGGACGCTCACCGCGCGAGGACACGGGTCGGGCTGCGCTCTGCTCCACCTGAGGCTGCGCGAGGGCCGCTGGTCCTCGACGTGGCGCTCGCAGCCCAGGGCGCGCAGGGCCTCCAGCAGGACGCCGGCGTCTCCCAGCAGCGCTGCTCGGGCCGCAGGGACACGGCTGAGCCCCCCGCGCGGCTGCGGCGCCCTCGCCCCCGCCAggcgcccccgccgcctcccccaCCTGGGTCCACGCGCACCGCCACGCGCCGCAGGGCCTGCTCCGCCGCCCTCCGCTCCTCCCGCGGCCCCGCGGGGCCCTCGGCGTCCGAGTCCGAGATCTCCCAGGtcggccgccgccccccgcccggcgcgagcgcccccacccccggcgcccgcccgcgccatagccgccgccgccgccccccgcccgcttCCGGCCGCGCCCGGACGCCTTAGCGCGGGACACCGGGCGCTTCCGGCGGGCGGCTTCCGGCCGGCGCGGACCCGGCGCCCCCATGGCGCGCAAGAGAGTGCGGCCGCGGCTCCTCGCTGAGCTGGCCCGGCGCGTGCGGGCCCTGCGAGAGCAGCGGGAGCGGCCGCGGGACTCGCAGCGCTTCGCCCTGGACTACGACACGCTGACGCGGCCGCACTCGGGGCGCCGGCTACCCGCGCGCGCCTGGCCCGACGTGCGCCGCGAGAGCACCCTGCCGCAGCTGCTCCGCCGCCTGCCGCTCTTCGGCCTGGGCCGCCTGGTGACGCGCAAGTCCTGGCTATGGCGGCACGATGAGCCGTGCTACTGGCGCCTGACGCGCGTGCGGCCCGACTACACGGCGCAGGTGCGTGTGCGCGGGCCCCGGCCGcggcgagggagggagggagggcgggagggcgcgCCCGCCGACGCCGCTGCGCTTGCCTTGCAGGACCTGGAGCACGGGCGGGCCTGGGGCGTGCTGACCTTCCGAGGtgaggcccggggcggggcccggTGGAGGGGGGACCCGCAGGCGCCCGTGCGCTCAGCCTCGGCCCTCGTTCCAGGGCGCACGGAGGGCGAGCCGCGGGAGGTCGCGCAGGCCATGTACCACGACTGGCGGCTGGTACCCAAGCACGAGGAGGCGGCCTTCACCGCGCCCGCGTCCCCGCCGCCCCGGGACGCCCCGCGCCGCGTGCCCTACCCGCCGCTCCTGCGGGCCATGATTCTGGCCGAGCGGCGGAAACGCGGGGACGCGAGCACCGCGGAGCCTATGCTGAGCCTGGAGCGGGGCGGGCAGCCCTGGGACTACCCCGCCAGGCCGCGGGCGAAGAGCAAGGGCACGGCTGTGTAGCGGCCCGCGCGCCGTCCGACGCCCCGGGGTGACTGGAGGGCGCTTCTGCGGGCCGCTGCCTCAGCCCTGGGGGCGCGGCCCGGCGCCGACCCGGACACTGAGTCCGGCGGCCACCGCCGCCTGTGCCCCGAGCTGTGCGTGCAAATAAAGGCGGCGCCTGCGTCCTGGGCTGTGCTTCTTTCGAGTGCGGGACGCGGGACGGGG
The genomic region above belongs to Vulpes lagopus strain Blue_001 chromosome 3, ASM1834538v1, whole genome shotgun sequence and contains:
- the SPSB3 gene encoding SPRY domain-containing SOCS box protein 3 isoform X3, which encodes MARRPRSSRAWHFVLSAAHRDTDARAVALAGTANWGYDSDGQHSDSDSDPESSALPPPIPSAVPVTGESFCDCDSQSEASLCGSLHVVHRGKDKDCRCGEEDEYFDWVWDDLNKSSATLLSCDNRKVNFHMEYSCGTAAIRGTKELGEGQHFWEIKMTSPVYGTDMMVGIGTSDVDLDKYHHTFCSLLGRDEDSWGLSYTGLLHHKGDKTSFSSRFGQGSIIGVHLDTWHGTLTFFKNRKCIGVAATKLQNKKFYPMVCSTAAKSSMKVIRSCASITSLQYLCCYRLRQLRPDSGDTLEGLPLPPGLKQVLHHKLGWVLSMSCGRHKPPAPSPKATATPGSPEPRHCQRKRYRRT
- the SPSB3 gene encoding SPRY domain-containing SOCS box protein 3 isoform X1; this encodes MVEMPFVKVDERGGARQGARCPRDRPSPERGQDTCSRVMGIWTVLHALCSAFVKILFTMARRPRSSRAWHFVLSAAHRDTDARAVALAGTANWGYDSDGQHSDSDSDPESSALPPPIPSAVPVTGESFCDCDSQSEASLCGSLHVVHRGKDKDCRCGEEDEYFDWVWDDLNKSSATLLSCDNRKVNFHMEYSCGTAAIRGTKELGEGQHFWEIKMTSPVYGTDMMVGIGTSDVDLDKYHHTFCSLLGRDEDSWGLSYTGLLHHKGDKTSFSSRFGQGSIIGVHLDTWHGTLTFFKNRKCIGVAATKLQNKKFYPMVCSTAAKSSMKVIRSCASITSLQYLCCYRLRQLRPDSGDTLEGLPLPPGLKQVLHHKLGWVLSMSCGRHKPPAPSPKATATPGSPEPRHCQRKRYRRT
- the SPSB3 gene encoding SPRY domain-containing SOCS box protein 3 isoform X2, translated to MVEMPFVKVDERGGARQGARCPRDRPSPERGQDTCSRVMGIWTVLHALCSAFVKILFTMARRPRSSRAWHFVLSAAHRDTDARAVALAGTANWGYDSDGQHSDSDSDPESSALPPPIPSAVPVTGESFCDCDSQSEASLCGSLHVVHRGKDKDCRCGEEDEYFDWVWDDLNKSSATLLSCDNRKVNFHMEYSCGTAAIRGTKELGEGQHFWEIKMTSPVYGTDMMVGIGTSDVDLDKYHHTFCSLLGRDEDSWGLSYTGVAATKLQNKKFYPMVCSTAAKSSMKVIRSCASITSLQYLCCYRLRQLRPDSGDTLEGLPLPPGLKQVLHHKLGWVLSMSCGRHKPPAPSPKATATPGSPEPRHCQRKRYRRT
- the EME2 gene encoding LOW QUALITY PROTEIN: probable crossover junction endonuclease EME2 (The sequence of the model RefSeq protein was modified relative to this genomic sequence to represent the inferred CDS: inserted 2 bases in 2 codons; deleted 1 base in 1 codon; substituted 1 base at 1 genomic stop codon), translating into MGAPGVRARPEAGGGRRRRLWRGRAPGVGALAPGGGRRPTWEISDSDAEGPAGPREERRAAEQALRRVAVRVDPALLGDAGVLLEALRALGCERHVEDQRPSRSLRWSRAQPDPCPRAVPSEVQAADLEEVLLLLEPEEFLRGIKEFLSPGDLRHVWKVPACQRRQLPRTCCRLSYANWAGVHRWAETGRCWGFPRSSALWEAHSWVVEEAHARLGFLSLPGSLLSANWQWPGSQWPCLLQPRRQANGLNPGLQTCGPAYSVPWACPESSAGLHLAVIGLDAYLRSHQPSSWEVWQPEGPAVACAPVAPLSWPKVEEALVLLQLWAHLDVLLVPSWGELSQHVCAFTKAFAQRPFKQYQESCAFSFCGDGCWAAGKXVARDGTGLRXVWWQQIKQFNRVSLAVTDAVVAAFPSPRLLQQPYIACSTEQEHLALLADLPVKVGXGVWPRRVGPDLSRRICLFLTSTDPELLLDLGS
- the MRPS34 gene encoding 28S ribosomal protein S34, mitochondrial, which gives rise to MARKRVRPRLLAELARRVRALREQRERPRDSQRFALDYDTLTRPHSGRRLPARAWPDVRRESTLPQLLRRLPLFGLGRLVTRKSWLWRHDEPCYWRLTRVRPDYTAQDLEHGRAWGVLTFRGRTEGEPREVAQAMYHDWRLVPKHEEAAFTAPASPPPRDAPRRVPYPPLLRAMILAERRKRGDASTAEPMLSLERGGQPWDYPARPRAKSKGTAV